Proteins from one Pyrobaculum neutrophilum V24Sta genomic window:
- a CDS encoding nucleotidyltransferase domain-containing protein has translation MPRDIISLVREVEAEREARFRQILEQLCRRATAVALFGSRARGDHTPLSDWDMLAVAAEGEYRVENTPVGQIVWAPLDRLEEALERSTILLDALADAKLLCGDPAALERARAAAAAYAAA, from the coding sequence ATGCCGAGAGACATAATCTCACTGGTTAGAGAGGTCGAGGCCGAGAGGGAAGCCCGCTTCAGGCAGATACTCGAACAGCTCTGCAGAAGGGCAACCGCCGTGGCCCTCTTCGGCTCCAGAGCAAGGGGAGACCACACCCCCCTAAGCGACTGGGACATGCTGGCCGTGGCCGCCGAGGGGGAGTACAGAGTGGAGAACACCCCCGTGGGGCAGATCGTCTGGGCCCCCCTCGACAGGCTGGAGGAGGCGCTGGAGAGATCCACCATACTGCTGGACGCCCTCGCCGACGCCAAGCTACTCTGCGGAGACCCCGCCGCCCTCGAGAGAGCCCGCGCCGCCGCGGCGGCCTACGCCGCCGCCTAA
- a CDS encoding HEPN domain-containing protein, which translates to MATGEGRGRPRCAEEHYVQARYPDARVNDWEAEGAVECVETIWRYAERHNLTG; encoded by the coding sequence ATCGCTACTGGAGAAGGCCGCGGGCGCCCCCGGTGCGCAGAGGAGCACTACGTCCAGGCGCGGTACCCAGACGCCAGGGTCAACGACTGGGAGGCGGAGGGGGCAGTGGAGTGCGTGGAGACGATCTGGAGATATGCCGAGAGACATAATCTCACTGGTTAG